ttaaaaaaaaaacaaactttaataTAATCGTGACGTACAAAGAAAAACTTCAATTgaaaattctatttaaattaacttttccgtgtaattttatttacaattttgcaCGAAAagaataacaattaatatttcaatcagtaatttttatagaagtaatgtaaaataaataaaaacaaattattgtaacctcatttaaaagtttaaaagagTATTTAGTATCCAACAAACGAGACATAGCTAATATAATGTACCCGTATAGCACTGCCATTATTTTATGTCCATCTGGATGTTAAAAGCAATAATTGTACAGCGAATATTCATACGCGTACGCTGAAGTGAACAATagttatagaaataattatattttatatacagttGAAGATTTTaccgttatattttaaaaatagaaactgtCAACAtttacattcaatttttttaacttttaattgagtttaaaaaaatgtattatgaattttctttttttttacaatagaaaTATAGTATGTTTATGCCGCTgtatttaaatagttaattttacaaattttgcaCAAATCTAAGGAAACTATTGTTACTAAAGGTTTTGTTTTCCTTAtgtcaaatattgtttttgaatttaaaatataacggttcatcttttagttatatttaacgcagataatgtttaatttattagtgTGAGTTTCCATTCATATTTAAAACAGTcacatttattaacaaaaactaGTTTATTGtagattgaatattttaattttaatagcaaTAATTATAGCATGTTCTAATTGCTTTGTGTAAGAAACAAAATTCATGTGATTTTTAAGGTTTGACACCTTAACGtcgtaaatatgaaaaaaaagacaattttcTCGATATATGAAATGTGTAGattataatagatttttttttaaagtaacttcgctttatgtatttttttttttttttttgttgtaaataattacaaatattccaGTTAGTTTTAGTCAATTGTATAATATCAATAGTGtagttattgtaattttattgtatttaatttttttaaaccaacCTCATTCTGAGTGAAAATggactgtttatttattatctgttattttttaattatagttatattaatCTCGCCTGGCTTTTAAATGCATTATTATTTTACCGGTTTAGTGGCATTGTCTTTTGTGACTATGGTAATAATTAGATACGTATATCTTTATTTAAGACCGGAATGTTATCAAATACAGCCCATGACTATTTGTGTTCTGACACTAGCTTACTGGTCAGTGCGTGTCTTGGATTTGATAAATTGAATTGTCTTATAGTCATATGATGTCTTACAGGTGTCATAAAGGTGAgtttgttattttgattttgaatatcacataaatattttttatgctattTAAGTTCCTATCACTAGAAAAAAATGGCTTTTAAACGATATTGAAAATGctgttaaaaattgataattaattagtgtaaatgaagaaaaagaaaattactatTTTGACATATACTTTGACAATCTGTCAATTGCTTACACATTTTGTCAAAACAGCATAATTTTGCATCTATACAAGATTGCACTGGCCTGACtgtttcaatttgactacattttattattagaacACAAGTCTATCTATTTATCTGTTTACATAGATTGTAATATAGTATATCTTTTTGTGTCTTTCGaatcgtgtatatatatatttaaatgtatttaaacatCTGTAATAGTGGATTTATTTGCACcacctatttattttttgttttttttttttttttttgtttatcgaCTGTAATACTTGAATAATCTAGTTTATTTGTACTccgaaataaacttttattttcaattccaattttgcttttaatttttgatttcctTTTTTATGTACATGATGGATTTTGAGTTCAGTTTATTTTTGCgctaattttgtttaatttattcataaaatagaggtgaataattattttaattagtatatcaaattacattttttatctgtaagcatcattattcattcatttttatattgtaaatttgttattcaaagatttttaattgcattatacagctcaattttttataaaaaaaaaaaaaaaacatttaaaacttagCAACATAGGAACAGCTTACTCTATGACgaacataaaaacaatattatagtcctttgccttattggggataaattttaaaacaacaattaaaaacaagagTTTTCTGTTCGTGGatgaaatgttattaaatttaaaaaataataactaaggtattgtttgtaaattaactcaaattattatttaaattgtgctTTCGATTTTCACTTATAATTagcttattatataatacaagtttttctagatttttatatttataagcaGAAGAAATAGATTAATATCTATCTGTCAGTCACATCTAATCTTGTAGTCAGTTTGAGCTAGAATCGCTTTTCACAAGTCACTCTTAAATTGCCAAAGTTTTAACAGGCAAATGGACTGAGAAAGGCTGTTTTGAATTCAGTGATAACATACGTTTAGAATTTACAAAATAAGACTAGTTCTTGagtttttatagatttaaaatatgtatagatataaaataggTACGTGTTCGGAATAATAGGCGTAAGACAATCAATAAAACACCAAAATATTGATGTgctgaaaaatttaataattgtagttTAGTTATGGACgacaaaaatctaaattttaaaattaattctatttgTGGAAATAATATATCGGGTATTTAAATAATGGTTATAATAAAGTCTGGTGAAAgtcatttaatatttcaatcaCAAGCATATAATGCTTTTGATGGTAAAGCTTTATTCTTGCGAAAGCTTCACGCTATGTATTTCATACTGATGTTAGCATCAGAAGTTTTTCATCAATTACAGTGTTAAATTGTGAGACAATCTATAGTTATTAGTATCCAATTTTCTCTATTCTTCtataatcaagtaaaaaaaaaacaaagtttaaaaaaaatattcgtaatcaaaaaaatataaattagtcaATAAGGTTTCGAGAAATTATTAGACATAAGTATATTTTCGTTAAAAGGGGTAGTTTCAGATCCTTGGAATGTAAATATGTAGCTAGACATAGATGATGAGGGAATGCCGAGTTTCAATGTTACCATTCGAGATTGTTTCTGAACAAATTTTATTCGTAAATAAagtgattaaattataaaatgatttcttttatttacttaaccTCCCATTTTAGGTGATATGTGGGATGTATTGTTTGTATCAATGTTAGTCAAGTACTACAAACATCCTTGAAATAATTTTGCATATAACATCCCACTCTATCTTTCAATGTAAGAGAAGGGAACACTGCTCCACTacaggttggcagatatattacctactgtgGGTAACAggtcaactgaggtagggcacaggagGAAATTTcgtgttcaaaatatggagcagcccgactggggacctcgactttacagaagatcgcagctaaatcaTACTATTTTAAAGCATTGTTCTGTTCCTTTTggtaaggtgatcagagttcCTGGAAGATTGGGGTAggtcggcaacgcccttgcggttcttgtgttgcagatgtctataagctatggttaccatcaggtgatgaggaaaaaaaactaacttaacCTCAAGTTAGACCGTTCATTGGCATAATTTCGTTCCGTGATGTCTCCTGCTACTAAAGAACACTAGGGGTATTCAGTGTGATTAAATTACAGATAATGACAATAGATTTGAAACTGTACTTAGTGCCAGTCACGCTAGTCACAGTAAATTACCGCTGAAGTCACGCTAATGTCTGAATTAccttatctataaaaaaagaatatcagATGACTAGAATGACATCATGGACAGACAAGCGCACTGAATGATTTACAATATACTGAATTTCTTACAAAacatgttaataaatattaaattattacagtcGAAATTAAaacctaatttatttattttatgatagcaatcgttactcataatagagaatatatccaccgAGTCGCATTGGGGTAGCatgtagtggattaagctgtgatccttcaCCTAtatgggtaaagaggcctatgcccagtagtgggatattacagggtaaagcgttattttattacaacaccatatttaaaaataattgaaaaaaaaattcgttaatttttattatacaattacaaCCTTAAAACAACGCATTCACACCAAAAGTCTTAATATATAACCTAAATGTATCACATTACTCATCTTCAACCATTTCGACATCTTCTATTTCATCTTTCTTTTTACCGGACGCTAATTTCTTCGCAGACACACTTTGTTTATATTGATCTAAAGCATTTCTTAAAGGTTCCACAAATCTATCGAATTCTATATCCGACATTGCTTCTAGAACATCTTGACCGGTTAATGCTTtgcgtttattgttttttacgaTATTCGTAGCAGCAGAGGTAACGTATAACACAAAAACTGAGGCCGCTTTAGCGAGTCCTGTTCGGGCCTCTTTGGATATTGAAACTCCTTCCGGTAAAGCTTCTTTAACGATTCTAGTGACGACTGTAAGAGGGAGATTAAGGTCTTCTAACTTTTCTGCCATTTTTTattcattgaatattttaaaaaNNNNNNNNNNNNNNNNNNNNNNNNNNNNNNNNNNNNNNNNNNNNNNNNNNNNNNNNNNNNNNNNNNNNNNNNNNNNNNNNNNNNNNNNNNNNNNNNNNNNNNNNNNNNNNNNNNNNNNNNNNNNNNNNNNNNNNNNNNNNNNNNNNNNNNNNNNNNNNNNNNNNNNNNNNNNNNNNNNNNNNNNNNNNNNNNNNNNNNNNNNNNNNNNNNNNNNNNNNNNNNNNNNNNNNNNNNNNNNNNNNNNNNNNNNNNNNNNNNNNNNNNNNNNNNNNNNNNNNNNNNNNNNNNNNNNNNNNNNNNNNNNNNNNNNNNNNNNNNNNNNNNNNNNNNNNNNNNNNNNNNNNNNNNNNNNNNNNNNNNNNNNNNNNNNNNNNNNNNNNNNNNNNNNNNNNNNNNNNNNNNNNNNNNNNNNNNNNNNNNNNNNNNNNNNNNNNNNNNNNNNNNNNNNNNNNNNNNNNNNNNNNNNNNNNNNNNNNNNNNNNNNNNNNNNNNNNNNNNNNaaaaaaaaaacacattttcttTACGGTGGCAGAATAGGATACAATATGATATAGGATTTATCAATTATGGTGACAGTAGAAAATTAGTAATTAGTACGTCCTCTCTCTCTAAGGGTTcatttatcaattaaatttaagctATTGATCTTGTTTTATCCATTGATTAAGCTGGCGCCACGCTGGCGCCAGGAAACTTGTTCAATGTCTGTCTTATAGGCAACAAGGAACGCCTTAGCCTTTTCGAGAATaacgtttaaaaaaacatatatattatgctTTATCATTATCGTCAAAAGttgtataatacaattaaaattcaaaacatttttctacaacgtattattagaatttaaatcaaaataggTCATTGACCTACAAGTATAAAacttataagaaaaaaagtaattttgaagCGAGTAATGTAATAACGGTTTAATTTAACGAGACCGtgaaattagtatttattaatacagCTCTGGGgtcttttaaatattcatataattaaatgtattaagGTTTTATAGTGTACAGCTGTGAAACACATACATTGCGCAAACTCAAGAACGCCATTTTGAACTTATGTTATATCAGTGCGACAGAGTTTGTGTGGGGAGTGGACGTTTTCGCGCGCGTTTTATCGATCCTGTCATTCATTTGACGTTGTGTtattgtgatgttttttttttttcgaaaacatGACTAATAGTGCATAGTCAAAAAATATACACTCTATCAAGTATTTTTGtggttttaaattgtttacatCAAAAATAAGGCTCGTTTCGTTTATTATCAACAATCGAGTTGCGACAATTGTTAACAGATCGTGTTTTGGACGTAAAGTGAGgtgagattttattttaataattattaatttttaaaatatattcataagaacagataataaaatttaatttgtttaaattaaaaaaaaaagttgaaaaaatcATTACTAAAAAGTAACCCGTAGTAACGTCCcgtaaacaaatatatgtatgttatatttacgACTCAGTTTTACATTtctgt
The nucleotide sequence above comes from Melitaea cinxia chromosome 28, ilMelCinx1.1, whole genome shotgun sequence. Encoded proteins:
- the LOC123667550 gene encoding DNA polymerase epsilon subunit 3, with the protein product MAEKLEDLNLPLTVVTRIVKEALPEGVSISKEARTGLAKAASVFVLYVTSAATNIVKNNKRKALTGQDVLEAMSDIEFDRFVEPLRNALDQYKQSVSAKKLASGKKKDEIEDVEMVEDE